The Apteryx mantelli isolate bAptMan1 chromosome Z, bAptMan1.hap1, whole genome shotgun sequence genome has a segment encoding these proteins:
- the CLTA gene encoding clathrin light chain A: protein MADSELFGAQSPAPAANDDGALDGAEEDPAAAFLAQQENEIAGIENDEGYSILEDGEVPDSLQGHDYLEADVEGVVNGDVYKESNGPTDCYAAISQVDRLQSEPESIRKWREEQKERLEQLDANSRKQEAEWKEKAIKELEEWYARQDEKLQKTKASNRAAEEAFVNDAEDIFPGTEWERVAQLCDFNPKSSKQAKDVSRMRSVLISLKQAPLVR from the exons atgGCCGACTCGGAGCTCTTCGGCGCCCAgtcgccggcgcccgccgccaacGACGACGGGGCCCTCGACGGCGCCGAGGAGGACCCGGCCGCCGCCTTCCTGGCGCAGCAGGAGAACGAGATCGCGGGCATCGAGAACGACGAGGGCTACAGCATCCTGGAGGACGGCGAGGTGCCCGACTCGCTGCAGGGCCACGACTACCTCGAGGCGG ATGTTGAAGGAGTGGTGAATGGAGATGTCTACAAG GAGAGTAATGGGCCAACAGACTGCTATGCTGCCATATCACAAGTAGATCGACTGCAGTCCGAACCAGAGAGTATTCGTAAGTGGAGAGAGGAGCAAAAGGAGCGCCTGGAGCAGCTTG ATGCTAACTCGAGAAAGCAGGAAGCGGAATGGAAAGAGAAAGCAATAAAGGAGTTGGAGGAGTGGTATGCAAGGCAAGATGAAAAACTCCAGAAAACAAAAGCCAGCAACAG GGCAGCTGAAGAAGCCTTTGTGAATGATGCAGAAGACATTTTTCCAGGCACTGAGTGGGAACGTGTGGCTCAGCTCTGTGACTTTAATCCCAAGTCTAGTAAGCAGGCTAAAGATGTGTCCCGCATGCGCTCAGTCCTCATCTCACTCAAGCAGGCTCCACTGGTTCGCTGA
- the TRIM14 gene encoding tripartite motif-containing protein 14, translated as MAQRAPTAPASAPVPSAAPAPSAAPAVRECGAHAARPLELFCDDCGRCVCALCPALGPHRGHRARLLPHAARDKQELMALCLKDLEERKKQEIDNRRAVEQAAIDLKARAIMSKRQLSDKVTEIQLLLREEESLAKSFIDEKTEHALEAHEQQMESCREKLGALETFSYRIRQIQQQSDPIQLLQDCTEIEKEMQEHRSVVEQWHPIPLSFEHIINHYKHLMAALQSILQKPLEVRLKKDIFSSLNATAKREPGTVLKTVSSVDRLLLLKHARSPTWEYDSLHPRLKLSDDRLVVSCNWRRIFYPCGPQRFDKLWQVLSRDAFFSGSHYWEVDVLHAGAGWWIGAAYPSIGRKGDSETCRLGWNRASWCIKRFDIEYWAFHNGERIPIVTEDDPERIGIFLDYEAGILSFYNVTDGMAHLHTFRCKFTEPVYPALRLWEGSIGTCKLT; from the exons ATGGCGCAGCGGGCGCCcacggccccggcctcggccccggtcccctccgcggccccggccccctccgcggccccggcggTCCGCGAGTGCGGCGCGCACGCCGCGCGGCCGCTGGAGCTCTTCTGCGACGACTGCGGGCGCTGCGTGTGCGCCCTGTGCCCGGCGCTGGGCCCCCACCGCGGGCACCGCGCCCGCCTCCTGCCCCACGCCGCGCGCGACAAGCAG GAACTCATGGCATTGTGTTTGAAGGAcctagaagagagaaagaagcaggaaATTGATAATAGAAGGGCTGTAGAGCAAGCTGCAATTGATCTGAAG GCACGTGCCATTATGAGCAAAAGGCAGCTGTCAGACAAGGTGACGGAAATCCAGTTGCTGCTTCGGGAAGAGGAGAGTCTGGCAAAAAGCTTCATTGATGAAAAGACTGAGCATGCCCTTGAAGCACATGAACAGCAGATGGAGTCTTGTCGAGAAAAGCTTGGAGCCCTTGAGACTTTCTCATATCGGATCAGACAAATACAGCAGCAGAGTGATCCCATTCAGTTACTGCAG GACTGCACTGAAATTGAAAAGGAAATGCAGGAGCACAGGAGCGTAGTAGAACAGTGGCATCCAATACCTCTCTCATTTGAGCACATCATCAACCATTATAAGCATCTCATGGCAGCTCTTCAGTCCATTCTACAGAAACCACTAGAAGTTCGGCTTAAAAAAG ACATTTTCAGTAGTCTTAATGCCACTGCCAAGCGGGAGCCTGGAACAGTGTTGAAAACTGTGTCTTCTGTTGATCGGTTGCTCTTACTGAAAC ATGCAAGATCTCCAACATGGGAATATGACAGCCTTCATCCAAGGCTGAAGTTGTCTGATGATCGTCTTGTAGTAAGCTGTAACTGGAGGAGGATATTTTACCCCTGTGGTCCCCAACGATTCGATAAGTTATGGCAAGTGCTAAGCAGAGATGCATTCTTCTCTGGGAGCCATTACTGGGAAGTTGATGTACTTCATGCTGGAGCAGGATGGTGGATTGGCGCAGCCTACCCTTCCATTGGCAGGAAAGGAGATTCTGAAACCTGTCGACTAGGCTGGAATAGAGCATCCTGGTGCATTAAAAGGTTTGATATTGAATACTGGGCATTTCATAATGGGGAGAGGATTCCCATTGTGACAGAAGATGATCCTGAACGAATTGGCATTTTTCTGGATTATGAAGCGGGAATACTTTCATTCTACAATGTCACAGATGGCATGGCTCATCTGCACACCTTCCGCTGCAAGTTCACAGAGCCAGTTTACCCAGCCTTGAGGCTCTGGGAAGGGTCCATTGGAACATGCAAACTGACATAA
- the NANS gene encoding sialic acid synthase codes for MSREFELCPGRRVGGDQPCFIIAEIGQNHQGDLDIAKRMIRMAKDCGADCAKFQKSELEYKFNKKALERPYTSKHSWGKTYGEHKRHLEFSHDQYRELKKYAQEVGIFFTASGMDEMAVEFLHELDVPFFKVGSGDTNNFPYLEKTAKKGRPMVISSGMQSMNTMHQVYQIVKPINPNFCFLQCTSAYPLQPEDVNLRVITAYQSAFPDIPIGYSGHETGIAISVAAVAMGAKVVERHVTLDKTWKGSDHQASLEPNELAELVKAIRTVEKAMGSPVKQLLPCEMACNEKLGKSVVAKVTIPEGTVLTLDMLTVKVGEPKGFPPEAIFDLVGRKVKINIEEDETITEQAMENHVKKVKY; via the exons ATGTCGCGGGAGTTCGAGCTGTGCCCCGGGCGGCGGGTGGGCGGCGACCAGCCCTGCTTCATCATCGCCGAGATTGGGCAGAACCACCAGGGCGACCTGGACATCGCTAAGCGCATGATCCGCATGGCCAAG GACTGTGGAGCAGACTGTGCTAAGTTCCAGAAGAGTGAACTGGAGTACAAATTCAACAAGAAAGCCTTAGAGAGGCCATACACCTCTAAACACTCATGGGGAAAGACTTATGGGGAGCACAAGCGTCACTTGGAGTTTAGTCATGACCAGTACAGGGAGCTAAAGAAATATGCGCAGGAGGTTGGCATTTTCTTTACAGCTTCTGGCATGGATGAG ATGGCTGTGGAATTTCTACATGAATTGGATGTTCCATTTTTCAAAGTAGGGTCAGGAGATACAAACAATTTTCCATATTTGGAAAAGACTGCAAAGAAAG GTCGCCCAATGGTGATTTCCAGTGGGATGCAGTCGATGAACACAATGCATCAGGTTTATCAGATTGTGAAGCCCATCAATCCGAACTTCTGCTTCCTGCAGTGCACCAGTGCATACCCGCTTCAGCCGGAGGATGTCAATCTTCGTGTTATAACG GCATATCAGTCAGCTTTTCCTGATATCCCCATTGGCTATTCGGGACATGAAACTGGCATAGCCATTTCAGTGGCAGCTGTTGCTATGGGTGCTAAAGTAGTCGAACGCCATGTGACTCTGGACAAAACATGGAAAGGAAGTGACCACCAAGCATCCCTGGAGCCAAATGAACTTGCAGAGTTGGTAAAAGCCATCCGTACTGTGGAAAAGGCAATGGGTTCTCCAGTCAAGCAGCTCTTGCCCTGTGAAATGGCTTGTAATGAAAAG CTGGGAAAGTCTGTTGTGGCAAAAGTGACAATTCCTGAAGGTACAGTACTGACACTTGACATGCTGACTGTGAAGGTGGGAGAGCCTAAGGGATTTCCCCCAGAAGCTATCTTTGATCTGGTGGGCCGGAAggttaaaataaatattgaagaaGATGAAACCATCACGGAGCAGGCAATGGAGAATCATGTAAAAAAAGTGAAGTACTAA